In the Paramormyrops kingsleyae isolate MSU_618 chromosome 6, PKINGS_0.4, whole genome shotgun sequence genome, one interval contains:
- the pfkfb4b gene encoding 6-phosphofructo-2-kinase/fructose-2,6-bisphosphatase 4b isoform X4, whose amino-acid sequence MRGSRSTHHLGVKVGMTNCPTLIVTVGLPARGKTYISKKLTRYLNWIGVHTKEFNVGQYRRKYMKIYKSFEFFRPDNEEGLKIRQQCALAALGDVRRYLTEEGGQVAVFDATNTTRERRETILRFTEQNGYKVFFVESVCEDPDVIAENIVQVKLCSPDYVDCNTEEAVDDFMKRIKCYENSYQPLDEVLDRELSFIKIMDVGRRYLVNRVLDHIQSRIVYYLMNIHITPRSIYLCRHGESELNLKGRIGGDSGLSVRGKEFAKCLGRFIQEQNISDLKVWTSQMKRTIQTAEALGLPYEQWKALNEIDAGVCEEMMYEEIQESYPSEFALRDQDKYRYRYPKGESYEDLVQRLEPVIMELERQENVMVICHQAVMRCLLAYFLDKSAEELPYLKCPLHTILKLTPVAYGCKVESISLNVEAVNTHRDRPENVNVSRMAEEALLTVPAHQMSMCNALEKMP is encoded by the exons ATGAGGGGCTCCAGAAGCACCCATCACCTTGGCGTGAAGG TGGGCATGACTAACTGCCCCACCCTCATAGTCACGGTGGGCCTCCCGGCCAGAGGGAAGACCTACATCTCCAAGAAGCTGACTCGCTACCTCAACTGGATCGGCGTCCACACCAAAG AGTTCAACGTTGGGCAGTACAGAAGAAAATATATGAAGATCTACAAGTCCTTTGAGTTTTTCCGTCCAGACAATGAGGAGGGCTTAAAGATTAGGCA GCAGTGTGCGTTGGCGGCACTCGGCGATGTCCGGCGGTACTTGACAGAGGAAGGAGGACAGGTGGCG GTGTTTGATGCCACCAATACAACGAGGGAGAGACGAGAGACCATCCTGAGGTTCACAGAACAGAATGGCTATAAG GTCTTCTTTGTGGAGTCTGTGTGTGAAGACCCTGATGTTATTGCAGAAAACATAGTG caaGTTAAGCTTTGCAGTCCAGACTATGTAGACTGCAACACGGAGGAAGCAGTAGATGACTTCATGAAGAGAATAAAGTGTTATGAGAACTCATACCAGCCTTTGGATGAGGTTCTTGACCG GGAACTGTCTTTCATCAAAATCATGGATGTCGGGCGGAGATACCTGGTAAACAGAGTCCTTGACCACATTCAGAGCCGCATCGTCTATTACCTCATGAATATCCACATCACACCCCGCTCCATCTACCTGTGTCGACACGGGGAGAGTGAACTCAATCTCAAGGGTCGCATTGGGGGAGACTCTGGCCTGTCTGTACGGGGGAAGGAG TTTGCGAAGTGCCTGGGTAGGTTTATCCAGGAGCAGAACATCAGCGACCTGAAGGTGTGGACCAGTCAGATGAAGCGGACCATCCAGACAGCAGAAGCACTCGGCCTGCCTTATGAACAGTGGAAAGCGCTAAATGAGATTGACGCG GGTGTGTGCGAAGAGATGATGTATGAGGAGATCCAGGAATCTTACCCTTCGGAGTTCGCCTTGCGGGACCAGGACAAATACCGCTACCGCTACCCCAAGGGGGAG TCATATGAGGACTTGGTGCAGCGACTGGAGCCTGTGATCATGGAGCTGGAGAGGCAGGAGAACGTGATGGTCATCTGTCACCAGGCTGTCATGCGCTGCCTCTTGGCTTATTTCCTGGATAAGTCTGCAG AGGAGTTGCCTTACCTTAAGTGTCCTTTGCACACCATACTGAAACTTACCCCTGTGGCTTATG GCTGTAAGGTGGAATCCATCTCCCTGAATGTGGAGGCAGTGAACACGCACAGGGACAGACCAGAG AATGTAAACGTCTCACGAATGGCTGAGGAGGCTCTGCTCACGGTTCCTGCTCACCA AATGTCAATGTGCAACGCACTAGAGAAGATGCCTTGA
- the pfkfb4b gene encoding 6-phosphofructo-2-kinase/fructose-2,6-bisphosphatase 4b isoform X1 translates to MRGDIHSKRGGRNERFSSAVSRTAFEDHRSWFTNMSLTEDNTMASSPRELTQNPLKKIWMPCKNGLPEKNICQRKVGMTNCPTLIVTVGLPARGKTYISKKLTRYLNWIGVHTKEFNVGQYRRKYMKIYKSFEFFRPDNEEGLKIRQQCALAALGDVRRYLTEEGGQVAVFDATNTTRERRETILRFTEQNGYKVFFVESVCEDPDVIAENIVQVKLCSPDYVDCNTEEAVDDFMKRIKCYENSYQPLDEVLDRELSFIKIMDVGRRYLVNRVLDHIQSRIVYYLMNIHITPRSIYLCRHGESELNLKGRIGGDSGLSVRGKEFAKCLGRFIQEQNISDLKVWTSQMKRTIQTAEALGLPYEQWKALNEIDAGVCEEMMYEEIQESYPSEFALRDQDKYRYRYPKGESYEDLVQRLEPVIMELERQENVMVICHQAVMRCLLAYFLDKSAEELPYLKCPLHTILKLTPVAYGCKVESISLNVEAVNTHRDRPENVNVSRMAEEALLTVPAHQMSMCNALEKMP, encoded by the exons ATGCGAGGTGACATCCACTCTAAGCGCGGCGGTAGAAACGAGAGGTTCTCCAGCGCTGTATCACGCACTGCCTTTGAAGACCACAGGTCATGGTTCACAAATATGAGTTTAACTGAAGACAATACGATGGCATCCTCACCCCGTGAACTAACTCAGAACCCGCTGAAAAAAATCTGGATGCCATGCAAAAATGGTCttccagaaaaaaacatttgccaaaGGAAGG TGGGCATGACTAACTGCCCCACCCTCATAGTCACGGTGGGCCTCCCGGCCAGAGGGAAGACCTACATCTCCAAGAAGCTGACTCGCTACCTCAACTGGATCGGCGTCCACACCAAAG AGTTCAACGTTGGGCAGTACAGAAGAAAATATATGAAGATCTACAAGTCCTTTGAGTTTTTCCGTCCAGACAATGAGGAGGGCTTAAAGATTAGGCA GCAGTGTGCGTTGGCGGCACTCGGCGATGTCCGGCGGTACTTGACAGAGGAAGGAGGACAGGTGGCG GTGTTTGATGCCACCAATACAACGAGGGAGAGACGAGAGACCATCCTGAGGTTCACAGAACAGAATGGCTATAAG GTCTTCTTTGTGGAGTCTGTGTGTGAAGACCCTGATGTTATTGCAGAAAACATAGTG caaGTTAAGCTTTGCAGTCCAGACTATGTAGACTGCAACACGGAGGAAGCAGTAGATGACTTCATGAAGAGAATAAAGTGTTATGAGAACTCATACCAGCCTTTGGATGAGGTTCTTGACCG GGAACTGTCTTTCATCAAAATCATGGATGTCGGGCGGAGATACCTGGTAAACAGAGTCCTTGACCACATTCAGAGCCGCATCGTCTATTACCTCATGAATATCCACATCACACCCCGCTCCATCTACCTGTGTCGACACGGGGAGAGTGAACTCAATCTCAAGGGTCGCATTGGGGGAGACTCTGGCCTGTCTGTACGGGGGAAGGAG TTTGCGAAGTGCCTGGGTAGGTTTATCCAGGAGCAGAACATCAGCGACCTGAAGGTGTGGACCAGTCAGATGAAGCGGACCATCCAGACAGCAGAAGCACTCGGCCTGCCTTATGAACAGTGGAAAGCGCTAAATGAGATTGACGCG GGTGTGTGCGAAGAGATGATGTATGAGGAGATCCAGGAATCTTACCCTTCGGAGTTCGCCTTGCGGGACCAGGACAAATACCGCTACCGCTACCCCAAGGGGGAG TCATATGAGGACTTGGTGCAGCGACTGGAGCCTGTGATCATGGAGCTGGAGAGGCAGGAGAACGTGATGGTCATCTGTCACCAGGCTGTCATGCGCTGCCTCTTGGCTTATTTCCTGGATAAGTCTGCAG AGGAGTTGCCTTACCTTAAGTGTCCTTTGCACACCATACTGAAACTTACCCCTGTGGCTTATG GCTGTAAGGTGGAATCCATCTCCCTGAATGTGGAGGCAGTGAACACGCACAGGGACAGACCAGAG AATGTAAACGTCTCACGAATGGCTGAGGAGGCTCTGCTCACGGTTCCTGCTCACCA AATGTCAATGTGCAACGCACTAGAGAAGATGCCTTGA
- the pfkfb4b gene encoding 6-phosphofructo-2-kinase/fructose-2,6-bisphosphatase 4b isoform X2 has protein sequence MRGDIHSKRGGRNERFSSAVSRTAFEDHRSWFTNMSLTEDNTMASSPRELTQNPLKKIWMPCKNGLPEKNICQRKVGMTNCPTLIVTVGLPARGKTYISKKLTRYLNWIGVHTKEFNVGQYRRKYMKIYKSFEFFRPDNEEGLKIRQQCALAALGDVRRYLTEEGGQVAVFDATNTTRERRETILRFTEQNGYKVFFVESVCEDPDVIAENIVQVKLCSPDYVDCNTEEAVDDFMKRIKCYENSYQPLDEVLDRELSFIKIMDVGRRYLVNRVLDHIQSRIVYYLMNIHITPRSIYLCRHGESELNLKGRIGGDSGLSVRGKEFAKCLGRFIQEQNISDLKVWTSQMKRTIQTAEALGLPYEQWKALNEIDAGVCEEMMYEEIQESYPSEFALRDQDKYRYRYPKGESYEDLVQRLEPVIMELERQENVMVICHQAVMRCLLAYFLDKSAEELPYLKCPLHTILKLTPVAYGCKVESISLNVEAVNTHRDRPENVNVSRMAEEALLTVPAHQC, from the exons ATGCGAGGTGACATCCACTCTAAGCGCGGCGGTAGAAACGAGAGGTTCTCCAGCGCTGTATCACGCACTGCCTTTGAAGACCACAGGTCATGGTTCACAAATATGAGTTTAACTGAAGACAATACGATGGCATCCTCACCCCGTGAACTAACTCAGAACCCGCTGAAAAAAATCTGGATGCCATGCAAAAATGGTCttccagaaaaaaacatttgccaaaGGAAGG TGGGCATGACTAACTGCCCCACCCTCATAGTCACGGTGGGCCTCCCGGCCAGAGGGAAGACCTACATCTCCAAGAAGCTGACTCGCTACCTCAACTGGATCGGCGTCCACACCAAAG AGTTCAACGTTGGGCAGTACAGAAGAAAATATATGAAGATCTACAAGTCCTTTGAGTTTTTCCGTCCAGACAATGAGGAGGGCTTAAAGATTAGGCA GCAGTGTGCGTTGGCGGCACTCGGCGATGTCCGGCGGTACTTGACAGAGGAAGGAGGACAGGTGGCG GTGTTTGATGCCACCAATACAACGAGGGAGAGACGAGAGACCATCCTGAGGTTCACAGAACAGAATGGCTATAAG GTCTTCTTTGTGGAGTCTGTGTGTGAAGACCCTGATGTTATTGCAGAAAACATAGTG caaGTTAAGCTTTGCAGTCCAGACTATGTAGACTGCAACACGGAGGAAGCAGTAGATGACTTCATGAAGAGAATAAAGTGTTATGAGAACTCATACCAGCCTTTGGATGAGGTTCTTGACCG GGAACTGTCTTTCATCAAAATCATGGATGTCGGGCGGAGATACCTGGTAAACAGAGTCCTTGACCACATTCAGAGCCGCATCGTCTATTACCTCATGAATATCCACATCACACCCCGCTCCATCTACCTGTGTCGACACGGGGAGAGTGAACTCAATCTCAAGGGTCGCATTGGGGGAGACTCTGGCCTGTCTGTACGGGGGAAGGAG TTTGCGAAGTGCCTGGGTAGGTTTATCCAGGAGCAGAACATCAGCGACCTGAAGGTGTGGACCAGTCAGATGAAGCGGACCATCCAGACAGCAGAAGCACTCGGCCTGCCTTATGAACAGTGGAAAGCGCTAAATGAGATTGACGCG GGTGTGTGCGAAGAGATGATGTATGAGGAGATCCAGGAATCTTACCCTTCGGAGTTCGCCTTGCGGGACCAGGACAAATACCGCTACCGCTACCCCAAGGGGGAG TCATATGAGGACTTGGTGCAGCGACTGGAGCCTGTGATCATGGAGCTGGAGAGGCAGGAGAACGTGATGGTCATCTGTCACCAGGCTGTCATGCGCTGCCTCTTGGCTTATTTCCTGGATAAGTCTGCAG AGGAGTTGCCTTACCTTAAGTGTCCTTTGCACACCATACTGAAACTTACCCCTGTGGCTTATG GCTGTAAGGTGGAATCCATCTCCCTGAATGTGGAGGCAGTGAACACGCACAGGGACAGACCAGAG AATGTAAACGTCTCACGAATGGCTGAGGAGGCTCTGCTCACGGTTCCTGCTCACCA GTGTTAA
- the pfkfb4b gene encoding 6-phosphofructo-2-kinase/fructose-2,6-bisphosphatase 4b isoform X3: protein MRGDIHSKRGGRNERFSSAVSRTAFEDHRSWFTNMSLTEDNTMASSPRELTQNPLKKIWMPCKNGLPEKNICQRKVGMTNCPTLIVTVGLPARGKTYISKKLTRYLNWIGVHTKEFNVGQYRRKYMKIYKSFEFFRPDNEEGLKIRQQCALAALGDVRRYLTEEGGQVAVFDATNTTRERRETILRFTEQNGYKVFFVESVCEDPDVIAENIVQVKLCSPDYVDCNTEEAVDDFMKRIKCYENSYQPLDEVLDRELSFIKIMDVGRRYLVNRVLDHIQSRIVYYLMNIHITPRSIYLCRHGESELNLKGRIGGDSGLSVRGKEFAKCLGRFIQEQNISDLKVWTSQMKRTIQTAEALGLPYEQWKALNEIDAGVCEEMMYEEIQESYPSEFALRDQDKYRYRYPKGESYEDLVQRLEPVIMELERQENVMVICHQAVMRCLLAYFLDKSAEELPYLKCPLHTILKLTPVAYGCKVESISLNVEAVNTHRDRPEHMTVSASMCPVMA, encoded by the exons ATGCGAGGTGACATCCACTCTAAGCGCGGCGGTAGAAACGAGAGGTTCTCCAGCGCTGTATCACGCACTGCCTTTGAAGACCACAGGTCATGGTTCACAAATATGAGTTTAACTGAAGACAATACGATGGCATCCTCACCCCGTGAACTAACTCAGAACCCGCTGAAAAAAATCTGGATGCCATGCAAAAATGGTCttccagaaaaaaacatttgccaaaGGAAGG TGGGCATGACTAACTGCCCCACCCTCATAGTCACGGTGGGCCTCCCGGCCAGAGGGAAGACCTACATCTCCAAGAAGCTGACTCGCTACCTCAACTGGATCGGCGTCCACACCAAAG AGTTCAACGTTGGGCAGTACAGAAGAAAATATATGAAGATCTACAAGTCCTTTGAGTTTTTCCGTCCAGACAATGAGGAGGGCTTAAAGATTAGGCA GCAGTGTGCGTTGGCGGCACTCGGCGATGTCCGGCGGTACTTGACAGAGGAAGGAGGACAGGTGGCG GTGTTTGATGCCACCAATACAACGAGGGAGAGACGAGAGACCATCCTGAGGTTCACAGAACAGAATGGCTATAAG GTCTTCTTTGTGGAGTCTGTGTGTGAAGACCCTGATGTTATTGCAGAAAACATAGTG caaGTTAAGCTTTGCAGTCCAGACTATGTAGACTGCAACACGGAGGAAGCAGTAGATGACTTCATGAAGAGAATAAAGTGTTATGAGAACTCATACCAGCCTTTGGATGAGGTTCTTGACCG GGAACTGTCTTTCATCAAAATCATGGATGTCGGGCGGAGATACCTGGTAAACAGAGTCCTTGACCACATTCAGAGCCGCATCGTCTATTACCTCATGAATATCCACATCACACCCCGCTCCATCTACCTGTGTCGACACGGGGAGAGTGAACTCAATCTCAAGGGTCGCATTGGGGGAGACTCTGGCCTGTCTGTACGGGGGAAGGAG TTTGCGAAGTGCCTGGGTAGGTTTATCCAGGAGCAGAACATCAGCGACCTGAAGGTGTGGACCAGTCAGATGAAGCGGACCATCCAGACAGCAGAAGCACTCGGCCTGCCTTATGAACAGTGGAAAGCGCTAAATGAGATTGACGCG GGTGTGTGCGAAGAGATGATGTATGAGGAGATCCAGGAATCTTACCCTTCGGAGTTCGCCTTGCGGGACCAGGACAAATACCGCTACCGCTACCCCAAGGGGGAG TCATATGAGGACTTGGTGCAGCGACTGGAGCCTGTGATCATGGAGCTGGAGAGGCAGGAGAACGTGATGGTCATCTGTCACCAGGCTGTCATGCGCTGCCTCTTGGCTTATTTCCTGGATAAGTCTGCAG AGGAGTTGCCTTACCTTAAGTGTCCTTTGCACACCATACTGAAACTTACCCCTGTGGCTTATG GCTGTAAGGTGGAATCCATCTCCCTGAATGTGGAGGCAGTGAACACGCACAGGGACAGACCAGAG catATGACTGTGAGTGCGagtatgtgtcctgtgatggccTGA
- the LOC111840605 gene encoding actin nucleation-promoting factor WAS: MEPSSELHIYSELISPRENALLFALMGPTCSAVACAVAQVYEARSEPNAGGPAWRYKDGGVMCLVRDQTLRSCFLRLYSVKRGKLLWEQELYTTFKYSAPRPFFHSFLADDCQAGLNFADEAEAERFRIAADMQILHMTEMARGAKQLGPRTQSLGSSSSWFFKQTSVPSDVSCPSTTKHSTPADWTHDKGFDVNNLDPALQKLFTKAGIREKHLRDRHSSWLIHSVIEQHGGLDAVRKEMRHGGLPAQTLPRSRGPPSALTLKKGPLPPLPAMAGPRATGAPGSILRSQSIQDLSLGSRVGLTLPIPFSLESLPPPPSVPAPQLPASILVQTGSPPPLPFPLKPCVLSPLAGLQRSVSLAQHTREDGNQKLITDTYSKERDPSSTMGTGSVLSALKNVMKMHPMLFADENGDESKED, translated from the exons ATGGAGCCCAGCTCAGAATTGCACATCTACAGTGAGCTCATCTCGCCCAGGGAGAATGCACTGCTTTTCGCCCTGATGGGACCCACCTGCTCG GCAGTGGCATGTGCTGTGGCCCAGGTGTATGAAGCCCGCTCAGAACCCAACGCTGGGGGGCCCGCCTGGCGTTATAAGGATGGGGGGGTGATGTGTCTGGTCAGGGATCAGACACTGAGATCCTGCTTCCTGCGCCTGTACAGCGTCAAG AGAGGAAAATTGCTGTGGGAACAGGAGCTCTACACCACATTCAAGTACTCTGCCCCCCGCCCCTTCTTCCACAGCTTCCTTGCAGAT gATTGCCAAGCGGGTTTGAACTTCGCAGACGAGGCAGAAGCTGAAAGGTTTCGCATCGCTGCGGACATGCAGATCCTACACATGACGGAAATGGCACGCG GGGCCAAACAGCTTGGACCCAGGACACAAAGTCTAGGCTCCTCTTCCAGCTGGTTCTTCAAGCAGACATCAGTCCCATCTGATGTCAGCTGTCCCTCCACTACGAa GCATTCCACCCCCGCAGATTGGACCCACGACAAAGGCTTTGAT GTTAATAATCTGGATCCAGCTCTGCAGAAGCTCTTTACAAAAGCAGGCATTCGAGAGAAGCACCTACGGGACAGACACAGCTCCTGGCTCATCCACAGCGTCATCGAGCAGCACGGAGGCCTGGACGCTGTCAGGAAGGAGATGCGACATGGAG GACTTCCTGCACAGACCCTGCCCAGGAGCAGAGGCCCCCCCTCGGCACTGACCTTGAAGAAGGGACCACTGCCGCCCCTGCCCGCCATGGCCGGGCCCCGTGCCACAGGGGCCCCAGGGTCAATCCTACGCAGCCAAAGCATCCAAGACTTATCCCTGGGGTCTCGGGTGGGCCTAACCCTGCCCATTCCCTTCAGCCTGGAGTCCTTGCCCCCGCCTCCTTCTGTACCCGCCCCACAACTACCTGCGTCCATTCTTGTTCAGACTGGGTCTCCACCTCCACTGCCCTTCCCTCTTAAGCCTTGTGTTTTATCCCCCTTGGCGGGACTGCAAAGGTCTGTGTCCTTGGCGCAGCACACCAGGGAGGATGGCAACCAGAAGCTG ATCACAGATACATACAGCAAGGAAAGAGACCCATCTTCTACCATGGGGACCGGTAGCGTGCTCAGTGCTTTGAAGAACGTCATGAAGATGCACCCTATGTTATTTGCAG ATGAGAATGGTGATGAGTCTAAAGAAGATTGA